GCGACGGCCGCTCTGTAGTCAAGGATTCCGATCTGGATTTCACCATGACCGCCCCGAAGGAGATGGGCGGCAGCGGTGAGGGCGCTAACCCGGAGCAGCTCTTCGCTGCCGGTTACGCCGCTTGCTACCACTCCGCCTTGAAGGCAGTGGCCAAGGACAAGGGCGTAGACGTGGAGAACTCCACCGTCGGTGCCCGCGTTTCCCTGGGCAAGAACGACGAGGGCTTCTACCTCGGCGTGGACCTCGAGGTCACCATCCCAGGCGTTGAGGACGACAAGGCACAAGAGCTTGCCGACGCCGCCCACCAGATGTGCCCTTACTCCAAGGCCACCCGCGGCAACATCGAAGTCAACGTTGGTGTTGCACAGGACTAATCCCTAGTCCTCTCCCCCAGCCCACGCCGCGCTACTTTCAGCGCCGCGTGGGTCTTTTTATGCCTTACGCGACCTCTCAGATTGGTATTCTGCTCTGGAAGATGGCTCGGCGCGGCGGCCAGTCCAGAACTTTATTGATAAAAACGTGCCGTTTCATCAATAAGCCCGCCGTAGGGTGGAGCTAAATTATAAAAAGGCGCGTTTTTAACAAATAGAAAGAACCTCGATGGCACACTCTTATCACTCTTTAAAGTCTATTTTCCATCAGTCTTCACACGGACAATCCTCCGTCGACGAGGCTCACGCTCTTAGGCTGCAGAGTCCGAGTACAATCCGTTGGGACTATCAGGTGCGCGGAAAAGACCTCTTTGTTGTTGTTACCACTCGGCTCCACTCCTTGTGTGAACAGGTCTGGCGCCGAGAAGTTATTATTTCCCGGTTATGGTCCCTGTTACCTAAAGCTGCGACGCGCCACTACATTTTTCAACTCTTGATTGAAGAAATTCAATCTTCGAACGAGATTGAAGGCGTTCATTCCACAAAGAAAGAAATCGCGGAAGCTTTATCCAAGGCGGATTCTACTTCCACCAAGCGCTTCGAGGAAATGTCAGCGCTATATTCTTCGCTTACCGGACTCGATGGAAGTGAGGTCAGCTTTCCCACTCAGCTTGAAGATATTCGCGCGCTCTACGATTCTCTCCTCAAAGGAGAAATCGATGCTGAGAATGGTATCGACGGTGAGCTGTTTCGAAATGGCGTTGTCCACATCTTTGGCGGCAGCACCCAATTCACGTCCGAGGCTCACAACGAGCAAGATATTCGAACCAGGCTCCAACAGTTCCTGGCGTGTCAAGCGTCTACTTCAAACGGCCTCATTAATGCCCTAGCAGGGCATTTTATGTTCGAGCACACGCATCCATTTTATGATGGCAATGGCCGTCTCGGCCGGTTTCTCATGGGCTTGAAGCTGCGAGAAATACTTTCTGTACCCACCGCGATGTCTCTTTCTCGAGAGCTCTCGAAAGACCGGCAAAAATACTACAAGTCCTTCACGGTCACCGAAGAGCCTCTCAATCGTGGCGAGGCAACGTTTTTTGTCATTGCGCTCCTAGAGATGTTGAGCTCGGCGCAAGAATCTCTATTAAACTCACTTGAGCGAAAAAAGTTCGCCCTCGAGAAACTCGAAGGCCGAATTCAAGAACTGCGAAATGGGCCTGGAACTTCCAAAGAGGATCGCCGACTTAATATCCTCTTCATAATGGGACAAGCCGCGCTTTTTGGCCCTCTCTTAGGACTCGATCTCGACACTCTAGCGACCTACTTGGATAAAAGTAAGCAAACCGTCCGTGCCGATACGAAACGTCTAGTTAAGGAAGGGCTCTTGGAAGAGCGGTCACACAAGCCGCTCTCTTTTGCACTCACGGAAGAAGCCCGTGAGTTTCTAGACATTGAATAGCAACACTCGTAGTGAGAGATACTGCCCTTCTTGTCGAGTTCTCAATGCTGATAATGAGAAAGGGGCCAACCTAGCAGTCGTAGTACATCTAATCCTTAACACCTGGTGCCCAACACGCCGTGCCCCTTCGCGCTGCTGTGCATTCCACTCCTGTAGTCACCGCTGCGGATCCTTATTGATAAAAACGCGGGTTTTTAGCAATAAGATCCCCAGAGTGGATGGCTATTTTATAAAATCGTCGATTTTTAATAAATAGGGTTTCTCTGTCCATATCTTAGCCCCGCTAATTCTTCCTAGTACTCTCCCCAGCGAGAAACGTGGCAATTCAGGTTCAGGTGGCATAGAGGGCGAGTGCCACGCCGCGCTTCGCGGCGGATTCCCAAGCACAGTGGACGAAATCGGCGGAGCTAGCGTCGCGGAAGAAATACGTTGCCTACAAAGCTAAGGCGCTGCTCTCCTGCGATTTATGACTCGCTAAGGTCAACCACCCTCCGCATCCCCTCCCCTGCCGAACGGTGAAATGCCTCGGGAACTTGGGAGAGGGTGATAGGGCCATCGGTGACAGATTGCCAGTCAATGCGGGAGCCGGCAAGTAAGTCGACGGCCTGCTCAAGGTGATGCGGCTCGTAGTTATACACGCCGGTAACAGTGCGCCAGCCGCGGACAATCCATTCGGGGTAAGTCGATAGCAGGGCTGTCCGCAACGGAACCGGCGAGTACGGCCACGCCATTAATGTCGAGAGGCTTCAAACAGGTGATAACACCTTGGGGCGAGCCGGAGAATTCCAGCGCGACGTCGAAGTTCTCAACAATATCTAAAGCGGGATCGAAGTCACTAAAACCGGAGATGCAGGCACCCAGCTGAGCAGCGTACCTGCGCCGATGAGAGTTGGGATCCGTCGCGGTGACGGCAGCGCCCGCGCGCAAAGCGGCCTCCACCGCAAGGAGACCGAGCATGCCTAAGCCCACGACTAGGACCCGCTTTTCCTTCAACGAGTCCATGGAGGGACAGGCCGTATCGAGGGCAGCCATAACGGTGGCTCCGGCACAGGAGACGATTGAGGCGGGGACATCGCCAAGCGCGGCCTTCGCCTCTCTTAGGCAACGAACCCGCAGTGCTCCCGCCAAAACACTCTCCATCGGAGCAGACCGAGGCGAGCGCGTAATAGTCAAGAATTCCGATCCAGATTTCACTATGACCAACCAAAGGACGTAAGCAGCTGCAGTGAGGGCTTCTACCTCTGCGTCAATCTCGAGGTCACCAATCCAAGCATTGGGGACGACAAGGCACAAGAGCTTGCCGACGCCGCCCACCAGATGTGCCCTTACTCCAAAGCCACCCGCGGCAACATCGAGGTCAACGTTGGTGTTGCACAGGACTAATCCTGGCGTCTAGCCTCTAGCCCCTCGCTACAGCATTGCTGTGGTGAGGGGTGTCTTTTCACAATTTACTGCCAACCTTGAAATAACGGAGTCTTGAATACAGCCGACACTATCTGCGGGAAACTCAAAATCATTGGGCTTGCTTAGATAAATTAATCCGCACTTTGAGAAAGCGGAAGTATGACTGGTTTCATCATCTTTTACAACTAAAATCAGGCGAATCCTACATCACGCAATACCCTGACTCTGCTCCGTCTTTGGCGTCGGTGAAAAACCAATTCCCGGTACTTCATTGGAGTTGTCCACATCGTCGACGGTTCGGACGGGCTAAATGACCTGTCACCGGCACGGCGAATTCTGCCACATGCCGCGCACGGATCCTCTTTACACCCCTACTCGAAAACCCAAAGATCGAATAAATGAACCAGACACCACTGCACATGTCCGCCACAGCTGTCAAAATCGAGTCATGTCTGTTGAAGCTAGGGCCCTCTCACTGCGACGGTTAATGCACAATTCTGCGGCGGTACGACTGCTTGCGGCTGATAACGCGCCGGTAATTTTGGCGCTGATCGCAGAGTACTTCCCCCGCGGTACCCGAGCACGGCCAGCGGCGGAGGTATACGAGTTGATGGTCACTGATTTTGAGGTTATTGCCAACGATTTTGCCATGCCCCGTACGCCCCAGAGTTATTGCACTGACTGGGTAAAAGCAGGATGGTTGGTGAGAAAATCAGGTAAAAGTTCACACGGCGAAACGTTGGAACCAAGCGAAGACGCACTTTCTGCTCTAGAGGCCATCGAGCGGTGGGAGTCACCGGTATCTGCCGTCACAGCATCACGGGTGGAATCCATTAGCTCGGCCCTACAACGGTTAGCAAGGGACACGAATAAGGATATCGCCAGTCGCGTTGCCAGTCTCGAGGCAGAACGGAACCGCATTGACCAGGAAATTGAAAAGGCACGTTTAGGACAGTTCGAATCCTTAACCTCAGCAGAGACAGAAGAACGTGTACAAGACGTGCTTAATATGGCAACGGCGGTACCGAGCGATTTCGCCCGAGTGCGCCACGAACTTGAGGCCCTCAATCATCAACTACGCCGGCAGTTATTAGACCCAGAGGGATACCGCGGCGATGTGCTCGAAGAGATCTTCACCGGCGTGGACCATATTGCTGAATCTGAGGCTGGACGCAGTTTCCGCGGATTCTATTCCCTCCTTATGGATAGGGAACGCAGTGCATGGTTGGACCAGTGGATAAAAGAAGTATTAGAAAGCGATACCGGCCAGGAGCTGGCGCCAGAAATGCGGCAGCACCTGCGAAATCTTTTCCGTGATATGGAAGACACGAGTTTCGATGTCAACCAGACGATGACTGGCTTGGCGCGTAGCTTGCGCAACTACGTTTCCTCAGAGCAATTCGCAGAAGACAGGCGCATGATTGAGCTCCTAAGAGAGGCGCGCGGTATGGCCATTGATGCTGCGCAGAACTCTGAGCTCAAGGCCTTTCACCGAATGGAGACGCCGCTGCAGCGCATCGGTATGTCCATCCACTCCGTTTCACGCATTCGCTTAGCCAACCCAGGTCGAGAGGTAGTAGAGGAATCACCTGAGGCGTTCCAGCCAGGCGAGGAAAACGCAGAAGCATTACTCGAGCTAGTGCGCGAATCAGAGATTGACTTTGAAGAGTTGCACGAGATGATTCGAAAGGCCGTCGATAAGGCGGGCCCGTGCACCATTGGCCAAGTATTGCAGGCCTACCCTGCCACGCAAGGCTTAGCTAGTGTAGTGGGCTTGGTGCACATTGCGGATCAGCACCCCCTGCCTGACTTGAGAAATTCCACGGAGAAGGTCTTTTGGACCGAAGAAAACGGCACAACACGCGCCGCCTTGATTCCCACTATGTATTTCGACCGCACCACCATTGAGGAGCTATTGTGACCGCTGCACTTAATCACCGCGTCGATTCCGAGCATGAACCGCCGCTTTGGAATAGCGATAA
This genomic stretch from Corynebacterium tuberculostearicum harbors:
- a CDS encoding Fic family protein, whose protein sequence is MIEEIQSSNEIEGVHSTKKEIAEALSKADSTSTKRFEEMSALYSSLTGLDGSEVSFPTQLEDIRALYDSLLKGEIDAENGIDGELFRNGVVHIFGGSTQFTSEAHNEQDIRTRLQQFLACQASTSNGLINALAGHFMFEHTHPFYDGNGRLGRFLMGLKLREILSVPTAMSLSRELSKDRQKYYKSFTVTEEPLNRGEATFFVIALLEMLSSAQESLLNSLERKKFALEKLEGRIQELRNGPGTSKEDRRLNILFIMGQAALFGPLLGLDLDTLATYLDKSKQTVRADTKRLVKEGLLEERSHKPLSFALTEEAREFLDIE
- a CDS encoding organic hydroperoxide resistance protein, with translation MDAVYTTEALSTGAGRDGRSVVKDSDLDFTMTAPKEMGGSGEGANPEQLFAAGYAACYHSALKAVAKDKGVDVENSTVGARVSLGKNDEGFYLGVDLEVTIPGVEDDKAQELADAAHQMCPYSKATRGNIEVNVGVAQD
- a CDS encoding DUF3375 domain-containing protein, encoding MHNSAAVRLLAADNAPVILALIAEYFPRGTRARPAAEVYELMVTDFEVIANDFAMPRTPQSYCTDWVKAGWLVRKSGKSSHGETLEPSEDALSALEAIERWESPVSAVTASRVESISSALQRLARDTNKDIASRVASLEAERNRIDQEIEKARLGQFESLTSAETEERVQDVLNMATAVPSDFARVRHELEALNHQLRRQLLDPEGYRGDVLEEIFTGVDHIAESEAGRSFRGFYSLLMDRERSAWLDQWIKEVLESDTGQELAPEMRQHLRNLFRDMEDTSFDVNQTMTGLARSLRNYVSSEQFAEDRRMIELLREARGMAIDAAQNSELKAFHRMETPLQRIGMSIHSVSRIRLANPGREVVEESPEAFQPGEENAEALLELVRESEIDFEELHEMIRKAVDKAGPCTIGQVLQAYPATQGLASVVGLVHIADQHPLPDLRNSTEKVFWTEENGTTRAALIPTMYFDRTTIEELL
- a CDS encoding zinc-binding dehydrogenase, translating into MAALDTACPSMDSLKEKRVLVVGLGMLGLLAVEAALRAGAAVTATDPNSHRRRYAAQLGACISGFSDFDPALDIVENFDVALEFSGSPQGVITCLKPLDINGVAVLAGSVADSPAIDLPRMDCPRLAHCYRRV